Part of the Mytilus edulis chromosome 9, xbMytEdul2.2, whole genome shotgun sequence genome, gctggcatgtcagttaactgctagtagtctgttgttatttatgtattattgtcattttgtttattttctttggttacatcttctgacatcagactcggacttctcttgaactgaattttaatgtgcgtattgttatgcgtttacttttctacattggttagaggtatagggggagggttgagatctcacaaacatgtttaaccccgccgcagttttgcgcctgtcccaagtcaggatcctctggcctttgttagtcttgtattattttatttttagtttcttgtgtacaatttggaaattagtatggcgttcattatcactggactagtatatatttgttaaggggccagctgaagaacgcctccgggtgcgggaatttctcgctacattgcagacctgttggtgaccctctgctgttgtttttttatttggtcgggttgttgtctctttgacacattccccatttccattctcaactttatatGATTTTACTTTAATATTGTACTTCTGACGGGATTGCTCATTACAGAGAGAGTATATTTAAGCATACATATGAATGAACTACTAAATGATCATTCAattaagagttaaaaaaaaactatatgcaGGTTTTTACAGCAAAATAAGATGAAGTTGGTagttgttaattcgacctgttatATATCGAATTTATCGAAACATGACATTAGATGTGTAACAAGATATGAAACATTTATcatcgtgtgatgtgttttcgtactaataacaattttcactgcttacggttttcactgttgagtttttattcaggcgatttttttactgtttccgattactttgcgatatttgtatgtaaaaaaaacggcgacatatgttttcgtatgaaataaaaattggatcaGTACACGGACAGGAAATGACTATAAATTCCGGAAATGAATATTTTCTAAGGTCTTGGTTCTGGTGATCgcttgaataataaaaaaagttatttaatacTTTTCAGTACTACTAAATAGTTTTAGCTTGGTGTTTCATGTGCTGAAATTGTTGgattttgattaatttcagaTTGACACCTGGTATGtacaaatacattattttttttcaaaaaaataaaatgcagttttcaaaatttaggATTAAATATAATAAGTTAAGACAGTACTCATCTTCATGCATCAAGGATGTATAAAACgaattgtcaataaaatattgaataattagattttgaacaaccattttataaAAGAACGCTGTTACTTTTAACTCGCTGGTTTGTAATTAAAACGGCCAAAAAACACACGACAGCCACATGTCTTGAAGATCAGGTGTCTGACAGGCAAAACAAATATCTGGACTTTATTTTAACCCTTCAGAAATGTTTTCCACAACTATTCTAGTAATGCATATTtatgacattaaataaaaatggttAAATATGTCACTTTTACTAAATCTGTTCTAACGTCTTTAAAAAGCGACGTTGAGTTTGTTTTGAATTTGTCAAGTTGTAGTGgtgttgttgttctaaatatagaaaccGAAAAACACGGCACAATGTACGCGTATGCAGTCGAAACCGACGAGATGTGgttgatacgaaaacatatgacacgacgaTACGATTGCTGGATGTGCATTTAAAAAATACGATCAATATGGAGCAGTCTTGAGTGAAATGtcggtatataaaaaaaaaaaaacctgtaagTTCAATAAGTTATCCATGCATAATTAGTCatgaaaggtaccaggataataatttaatacgctagacgcgcgtttcgtctatataagactcatcagtgacgctcagataaaatagttataaagccaaacaagtacaaacttgaagatcattgaggaaccaaaattccaaaaagttgttccaaatacgtctacggtaatctattcctaggataagaaaatcctactTATTTCgaaatattcataattttataaattttgacttggatgaagagttgtctaattggcactcataccacattttgttATCTAAATATGCTTTCCATAGGTACTAAAGTATTTCTGATAGGATATTGGAataaattatatttgaattttgaaaaaaaataaaatagaaaaggaCAATGAGGATTGGTTGATTATAAAATAATACGACAAGCAGGATGATTCCAATTTCCTAATTATGACTTTCCGTtcaatgtagcaacattccagcagatTAGATATGGAGTAAATATCATCTACATGTAGGTGTTACGATTTTTTTGAGCTTGCATTTGCTGTTATTTCTATATCTACTACTGTAACTGTTATTTAACGACGTTGTTTTCGTCTGTGAAATGGCCTCATAATACAATACAAGAACAAAGTATATTggatatccatccatgacacaataTCAGTCAATGTACAGCACAAAGTCAAACATCAAGCAAAGGAAAGGTGCGTTCATTGCTGTTCGTCATCTGAAAGTACCAGTTAGGcctttaatatttaataaatagttatcaaatgtaccagggttacaatttaatacgccagacgcggaTTTAGTCTACATAGGACTCATTAGTGGCGCTCagacaaaaaagttataaatcaaaacaaatacaaagttgaaaggCATTAATGacccaaagttccaaaaagttgttccaaatacgtcaaaggtaatctattctttggatatgggataagaaaatcctggtttttttttaaatcaaagatttgtaacaggaaattaaaaaaaaataaccatataatttatattcatgtcaacacataagtgttgactattgggctggtgatacactgtTGGACCCAGTGGTGtgaaaagttatcaaaagtaccaggattataatttaatacgccagatgcgcgcttcgtctacataagactcatttgttaccccgattttgtttttttgtccatggatttatgagttttgaacagcggtatactactgttgcctttattattcatCAAAGACGCTCAAATTAACAGATAAAACCAAGACGGTAATTAtccgtaaataaaaaaaagaagatgtggtatgattgccaatgagacaaccgtccacaagagaccaacatgacacagaaattaaaagtcccgaaatgacaatgtataacaattcaaacgagaaaactaacggccttatttatgaaaaaaaaaaaaatatgtaacacataaacaaacgacaaccactgagtttcAGGCTCccgacttgagacaggcacatacatatataatgcggcggggttaaacatgttagagggatcccaagtctccccctaacctgggacagtggtataacagtacaatataaaaacgaactataaaaatcagttgaaaaaggcttaactcatcagatggacaaaaatacaattgaacgtggccgggtacttgttcatcacgacaacaaaaagacacaaggaacaaatctgagagtactcgcagttatctgacagctaattcaaagccattaacaactaataaaaaaatcatgcatctaagactaaattatcaatatgtacacatccaacatcaaatGGATTTAGTGTCAAGACGTCATAAACGGTCagagaaaaacagtacattaaacaaaaacaaaaatcttacATATAGGTGTTAATATCAAACTTTGTAGCAAATGATTGAATGATGAACTGAATGTAAAGAAAACTTACGTAACCCCAGTCTACAAGGAGGGTACCAAGCTTTTAGCAACAAATTATAGACCTTTATCTGTTCGTCCAACTGAATCAAAATTAAATGTTTCTTAAAACGCGTACAATtacttatttaaacaaaaactttCACATCCTTCACAATCTATTTAAGGCCACAACACTTATCAATATCATTGACAAATGGTTGCAAGAAATACATGATTGTTATTTTAACCTAGCAATTTTATTAGACTTCGGAAAAGCTTTTGAATAAGAAGATATTGACATTCAAAATTAATTTCTTGATTAAGTGAAGCTACTATAGGTTATTTCATACCTGAATAACAACAGAATACAGCATTTTATAAACATTTGCAATGGTTATTCTGCACAACAACATTTAAAATTAGATGTCTCCCAAAGCAGTGGTTGGCCAgaattttttatttgacatttcaTAATAGATATTTAAGCATTATACAATACAAATCTTAGTTctgatttttatacattttgaattatgaaattgATTTTATAAGAAATGGTGACTTTTGTTAACCTCGGCTAATATTGGAGCgtagttttatttaatttcttaattACTCAATTTCAGATAATGCTTATTGGTGATCCTGGTTCTGAAGATTTGACAGCCTTGATTGACTGTTTTAACAGTCGGTTTATTCCTAGCAAAGTACGGATATAAAGTGATGGGCAAAATAAtagttttctaaaataaaattagacactctacaaacacattaaaaaaacgGTAAAGCTACAGCGTTCCGTTTGTATGTCAAAATCATACTTGTTCTCTACTAAGAGCAGCAGGATTTTTTAATATGCAGAGAGCATGGTTTTTGCCAACTGTTGATGTTTCGATTAATGACATACCTATCGAATTTTGAGATAGTCGTTTGATTTGAACATAATCAAAGCAGGTATGGGACAGACAGCATTATTACAGCATTACAACAATCATAAGCGATTAACAAGACATCTAGAGGTTAGAAAGTTTCCAACACTGTCTATTTTGTCATACTCGTCTTTCTTTCTTTCTcacacatttattttgtttcatttggttATTAATGTAATGTCTTTTGTTAAGATTTTATTGGAATCTGTTATATTTTACCCAGTGTAGCATGCTAAAAGCCATTAATTATAGGAATGAATACTCAATGGATTTTATTCAAATCAAACGGAGCACCATTCGGTACTGACGATATTATTAGGACTTCCAATTTCATTCGCTTCCAACACAGGAAGTTCAGTTGGCAAACTGTCTTTTCGCAATTCATCCAATCTAATCATCATCTTTTTCACTTTATTTGGGAATCTAGAAGCAAGATTGTTACTCTCGGTAGGATCATCTGAAATCATAAAGAAAATTCTAGTATATAATAGGTCAAAATAAAGTAACACTGTGTTAAAGTAATCTCTGAATAAACAAAGGCATTTAAACAATGGTGTATTGCATTTCCCCCTTAAAATACCTTTCAGTGAATTAGTCAAGATTAAAGGTcctctgtttttcatttttcatggTACTTATTATTCTGTTTTCACCAAAGCAGAATTCCATCTTCACTTAGGTTATTTTAAGTGATAACGTTCGAGAATATGTAACTTATTCTACAGATGTTTAACAATATTGAGCACTGTAAAGGTTAAGCATTTCACTTTTAGGTTTTACAGAGATAAACATGCGTGATATGTTATGAAATGCTCTCTTTTCGTTTCACTCGTTAAAACCAATGCAAAATATGACACACACAAATGTATTGCTTTATACActttatgattattttataaattttgaggTCATGCTGAACTGCTAAATAACTAGGGGATCTCTAAACAAGGGGCCTAGTGATTTATTGTGTAGGCCACCAATGTGTGGACATGCCCGAGCACTTATCGACCTTGCTCAAGCTATTGGTAAATAGTTTGGCTAGATAGGAGTCATTAACCCAACAAGGCAACCTATTTAAGAGagacaaaacgaacagaaccggACATGTCATGACTCAAATGCATTGGTTGGACCTGATCTTTAAAACTGGAAAATTTATAACAATGCAATGGCTCACCAGATTTGGGGTTGATCCCAAACCAATTATCCCGTCccataataaaagagggacgaaagctaccagagggacagtcaaactcataaatcgaaaataaactgacaacgccatgggtaaaaattaataagacaaacagacaaacaattgtacacataacacaacatagaaaactaaagaataagcaacataaTAAAATGCAGTTACGGAAACAAGTACAAGAAAAACCTAGAAATTTATCCTCGTCCGATGTGTTATAAGGCATAGCAAGGCCTAGGTTAGTAAGTAATTAAAGTCATGCAAATTTTATTATTGCAATAATAGCTTATTTGAAGAATCTTCTGTTTCTGGAAGACTACTTTGTAGATGTTACGTTACGTATTTATAATTTGAGTTGTTTCTGaagttatttttgtcattcatAAGCAGTACCATGTAAACTAGAATTTTCTTTATGAAATACTTACTCTTTAAATTAAATAAGCGTATGTCAGTGCTGTTTGGATCAATTGGTTTTATTAAAATTGTACCATTAGGAAAGAATGAGAAAGCAGCAACACGTGGATCTCCGACAATCATCTTGTAGTCTCcaactctttaaaaaaaacatccgATGAGGCCATTACTAAAATCATATTTTCTCCTGTAAAGTGCAATTTTAATTTTACGACCcttttagttttttatttaagCTGACACTTTTGAGTTTTGTTGTACAACTTGTGCAGTAAGGAACACAAACTCATTAGGGCACCTGCTATAAATAAAGTCGTAGTTAAATGGTATCAGTCtgaaaatgtcctgttccaaataaaaaaattaacagttgttatcaaatagtttgttGGCGTTAAGTTTTGTTGCAGTTTAGTCTTTATGTTGTTTCGTTGATTTATGTTAAAGTTTTTCCCGCGGTTTTAGTTTAAATCCTAGTTTTGTTTGGAATAATCtatctttataaaaattataaagttGTATTATTACCAATGAGAAAAGACATTAACATTCataagtcactgtacggccttcaaaaatgaaaagaccataccacatagtcaactataaaaaggccacgaaatgataaatgtaaaacaattcaaacgagaaaacgttCGGCCTAATTAATGGACAAAAAATGAAGaaggaaatatgtaacacagcaacaaacgataaCCTCTGTATTCCAGGCTCCTGCTTTGTGACAGGCGCATACATACAGaacgtggcggggttaaacttgttagcgggatccaaaccctcccctaactaTGAGATTTTGTAACAGAACAAcagaagaacaaactataaaaatcagatgaatgCAAATAGAAACACATGGCCTGGTACTTGGACacttcaacaacaaaaatacactaaGTACTGATCTGAAGTACAAGcatttactgacagctagttcaaaataattagatataaaaaaaccAATCAAGCATCTAGGACCAAATAAATAATCAGTACACATCTAGCATCCAATAGATGTAGTgttaagacgtcataaacagtcagaaaaaacatgacattgtgcaatgacaagatacaggtatcgacagattataGATCCATGAAAGTGTGTTTGTATATACCAATAATATTTGGTTTGCTTTTAATTCGCTGCTAACTATGTTTATTTcaagcggtatactattgttgcctttatttgtcctCCTTTTATAACTTATCCGCGACTGATGATGTTTGTTTATTCCGTCTTCCTCACACCCAAACAATTTAATTTTTCTTGTCTCTGATAATATACGTACTTTTTTATTCAGATATTATTGAATGTACTATTTATCTATTACTTTGTTTTTAGAGGAAAAGATGTCATTTGTGAGTATTTACTCGTGAGATTTTAAAAATGCTTTAGACAATGAATATTTGTCTTATACCATACGTTGAAGCAAGCTTTTTTTGCATTCTCCAGTAcgtaaataaattaaatgataaataaaaccaaacttgTAAAATAATAACGAAGTCTACAGCAGAAAAATCTTATAAAGACATTTCTTTATGGCAAATATATATCTTATGATTGCATACCTAATTGCTGCAGATTTGGCCACATAATCATCTATCTGGTACACAAATTCATTTCTACCGGATCCTCGACACCTCTGTAAATATTTCCATTGACTGACACCATCAATGTGACAAAACTTATTTCTCTTTTTGTCTGAAAACGTCCAAAAGAATAACAgaatatgaaaaagacaaaatctAGACAGCATTGTATctccttttaacatttttttctgaaattcattgcatttttttcttttttaaatggttATGTTCTTCTTAATTATACACTCGCCGCGacatagcctttttgtgctaatgcggcgtaaagcaaccaacaatcaatcaatcttaattATACATAATATTCATACTATCGTAGTTTATTGTTTGTTGTTATTAAACTTAGTATGTTGCtgatgttttcaaaattaatttagcTAATGAAAAAGTGTTGTAGTTATTGCTATATACCACAATGTGAAGCTATAATAATATTCGTTATTCTCGACATGTTGAAATGACAACTTAAGAAATGTCGGTTCTGATTAGTTGTCTCATAATAGGGCTTTGATTAAATTGGctagaaatatatataattgGGAATTCGTCTCTGCCAGGGGAAGGCatacctgagatcatccctagtttttggtggggttagtgttgcttatttttttttatgtaatgtcatgtgtacaattttttgtctgtttgtctgtttgtctttttcatttttagccatggcgttgtcagtttattttcgatttatgagtctgatatccttcgtccctcttttcctGAAAATGTATGAGTATTCAAGTTTCGATGTAATTTACGATATGATAATGACGAATTTTGtatctttcatttgtctttgtagAAAGTTTAAAAGTGTTAGATTTATGActtaataattgtttttgttgttgttaatacGACAAGTTTCATTTCAATGTTATTAGATTGAGACTTTTATGCATTAAAGGAGATGGAGGGTGGTAAACATCAATGACATAGAAATAAAATGACACAAATAAACCCATCAACAACATACCTTTATTAAAACCTGCGATGTCTAAAATAGTTGGAAACCAATCTACAGCATGCATCATTCTATGAAAATAAATTGACTTAATGACCGTCtgtcattttatataaatataacactAATTTAGGTTTTAACCCGCAGATTTCATTGGCGTCATCCATTTAAAATCGTACATTTAATCGTGAATAAATCCTTGTGACTGACATAATTGTTTTACGTTTACTGTTATGGACTAAAATCAGGGTTTTGATTTACTTTTGAATTGTTTCTCGTACATTCCAGATTATTATTATGACTTTTCATTATTATTGAAGGTGGTACACTGATCTATAATTACACACCTGTTATCTGTTTAGTGGAAATGCAATTTTAATCATCTTACATTTTAGCTTTCTTTTTTAGCTTTTAAAGTAATTGactaaaatattatttattttcatcacAAATGATTAAACAATATCATAGAggtgtaaaataattttgtgagataagatgttttaaaaagtgcTTTCCATATGTTCTCACCCTTTGTGAAGACAACCTCTATGCTTTAAAAACCTAGGACTATATATAAATCCTAATGACTTTGACCCTCCATCCCACAAACTTCCTTTATTTCCTCTTAGTGGTAAGTTACTTCCACCAAAATTAGGGTCACCTCCATTCTGTTAAAGGAAGGAATGTTATTGTAATGATATCAATAAACTCACAATAGATATCGGGATTAAAATTTTACgacagacacgcgtttcgtcttcaaaagattCATTAGTCACGCtcgaataaatttttttttttaaaaggattaAGTTGAAACGCATTTCTTAAAGTTCCACCAGTTAAGAAATCGATTCTCGAGGTAGAAAAGCATTAGATTTCAAAAAGATAAATTAAGAAACTGTAGTATGTATTTCATTAAGAATTAGTTTCATCTCTTtcaactttaattttattttccatcaCTAGGAATGTATAAGCTAACACCCAATTTTTTGGAAtttctaaaaattaattttttggtatgaaaataaaaacatacatcaCTTAGGAAAATAAAGAATGTGTTATCCATGTGGCCACTTTTCTCTAAAGCATCTGCAATAGTACCTACACCTTCGTCCAGGGAAGACACCATACCTTTAATTGgtaacattatttatatatatataatacatttagTAGTAGATATATTAGTACACTTTCCCACGaatgtatcaccagcccagtagtcagcacttcgaataagaatatcaattatatggtcattttgtaTAAATGTACCGTTTGCAAAAGTGTAAATgattcaaaatactaaggattttgtttataccaggcatagattacctaatcCGTATTTGTCacaacctttttggaattttgggtcttcaatgcttttcaactttatacttgtttggttttctaacttttttatcttagcgtcactgatgagtcttatgtagacgaaacacgggTGTGGTGttacaaattataagcctggtacctttgataaactTTTAGCTGTTAAATACAATAGCAATGTGTAGcaatttgtttatttctcataCTAAAGCTCTGGGTCTTTGCATAGGTACTGACAGTTTTTGCCAATAACATATATTACGATAGAAAAAGAAAGGATATGGTGTTTCCATCCATGACTGAAAATCAGTATATAcacaacaaaaaatatgaaaattttagtTATACCAATTCGAGACCAACAATATTTTCGAATttatttagaaaaagaaaaatcaattGTATCTAGGAACAAGAACTTTTTTCAAGGAAATCTTTTGTAAAAAATTCATTTGTTTtcctacttttttttaattcaattcatTTCTTACCGACAAATTAAGATGTaaaatttgctaaaaaaaatcattaattgtaTGACTTTTTCTTTACTACTGTGACAAAAATAACCTGAGACTAGAACAATTCGAAATGGACAATTTGTTCACATCCCTTACGTGAATACATACCTAGATATGCTCGTCGTGCAGGATTTTTTACGTTCGGATACATGTCTATGAACCTTTTTGGTACCTAAATAAAGTCAAATTCTTATTCATTCTCGTATCTACTATGAGTTAACAAGAATAAGGTTATGTATATTTCacttattattataaataatacaaactGATTGATAATGTTTGTTGAGATCTCAATGTTTCAGGAGAAagctttttataaaatatttgtgcATTGATGTAATTTGTGCGGTTTGGTCCCTTATTCTTCATTTTTAGATAACATATTTTCCAATTAGTCGTCATTTTCGTTTTTCATAACCTGTTTATCATTATTTCTTTGTATTCTGATCTCTTTTTATACCCTCATATATACAAACATGATATCCGGTGAGACAACTCTCAATatgagaccaaattacacagaaaattaacaactatatgtcaccgtaaggCCTTAACTATGAGTAAAACTTAtagcgcatagtcagctataaaagacctcgaaatgacaaatttaaggttgtacccaacactttcattaaaattaatttggctcgtttaataatttataaaattttttcaaagtatttactttgaccctttaacaaaaaaattaaaatataaaaaaatttgaaccaaccgttttgtcagaaaaattacactgcttatatagcaatttgacaaacaccaattttgatcattgagaagcttaatattccttttacaacacaacgtaattaaaacgtttagctgactttacagagttatctccctgtagtgttaggtaccaccttaaaacaatttaaacaagaaaactaacggcttgattttttacaaaataatgaacaaacaacaaaaaattaacacatcatcaaaagacaaacactgcattaaaaaaaatgtgatgacTAATTATCAGAGAACGAATGACATAGATATACGCAATTTTAATTCCCGACTTGGCAAATCCAAAGCGTATAGTAAGccataaatcatttataaatgatGTGGTGTTGATTGTTGTCGACTTGATATTGATAATATACATAAATCTGAAATTTCAACACGTCTTTCTGGAATAAGCTATATaaagtttaaaagtttaaagAATAAATCGTTCATACCATACGAGTtcttcaataaaaataaattagcAGCCTATTTCACCttcatcttttttaaatatttgaaagctaTGGAAAAAAAAAGTACCAAACAATTGATGAACTGTAGGACCAAAAACGACATGAAGATGATAGTAAGTTACGTCTAAGGTCAGTCCTGAGAGGTTGAAATCTtactttctttataattttgaattcATAAACGGACAATTTAGAAAAGTTAAAACGTTATAGATAACATTTTACACGACTTtatgaataaatgtatttattataatccaattcttcaatatttgtttttaatgaatGGCAGAAGACAatcttaatttttgttaaaacatttttaaactgtACATACCTGGAGAGGAAAGTGTGGAGTTGTATACGGCATGTATAAAAACAATGGCGACGTTTTTGGATTGTTTTTTCCTATTATCTCTACAGCTCGTTGTGTGAAcaaatcctaaaataaaattatgcaaTGCGTGttgtatagttatcaaaagtaccaggattattattaaGTATGCGAGAcgaacgtttcgtctacataagacttatcattgacgataatatcaaaatatttatgtattatattgatattgCTAAAATCTGACATAATagtagttttgtattatttttaatcttagtttcttgtgtactttttggagtttagtatggcgttcattatcactgacctagtatgtatatttgtttagagTCCAGCTGAAGGaggcctccgggtgcgggaatttttcgctgcattgaagacctgttggtaaccttctgatgttgtctgttctatggtcgggttgttgtctctttgacacattccccgttttaattctcaattttattatatgatagTAAATCATACGATACTAGAAAAGTTAGCAGTATTACAgattttgaaaactaaaaagttccATTTTTATGCCACAGCTTGAACtgtgatttgttttttaaaaacaaattggatGTAAACAATCTAAACATTCTATtagtttgaattgtgaaatttaaattttattaacccCAGTTAAATATGGTTATAATCTGAATACTAGAACATGATTATTCTCCCTTCATTTGGCAGAGAAGCTATGTGTTTGTCATACAAATGCTACGTCACGGATAGAATAGAGGGGGATTTGTTTGTTCTGAGTTATCTTAAGTAGTAAATTGTGACTTCCTTGCTCAATGTTCGTCTTTTTTTGGTCAACCTTCGAGTTggctttttgttgattttttgtctaATTGAAcggaaattaaacaaaattatgaaagtTTGATCGACCTTGGCCAACTATTATATGctatcaatattatatttttggcTGAGTGTTGGATAGCTGAGCTGTCAATAAGATATTTTCGACTAAACCCTGTAGACTCGTTTTAAGTTTTAAACGTTATCGGACAATGAGGTAAGGTAATGCTATTATATCTcaatgatataatttgttaacaAAAACCGAATAAATTAATCCATTTTACAATTTTGTCAACGAAACGTGAGTATTCGCAGTATATATTTAATGTTTCAGTCTGTTTAATGATCAAAACCtacttttcattatttaaaaaaaaattatttcacaatTTAATGTAAATAACTACGATCACAATGCTTAGAATACACAGatacgccatgagcgcatgaaACGCCTGTCGCTTTAATAAAGAATAAATTGAAATAacttctaaataaaggcaacagtagtatgc contains:
- the LOC139489449 gene encoding arylsulfatase J-like → MTGKWHLGDCNKNLLPTSRGFDSFTGLLRGAEDYFTRRTFGVYDFWENGTVYTPQEGSYNTDLFTQRAVEIIGKNNPKTSPLFLYMPYTTPHFPLQVPKRFIDMYPNVKNPARRAYLGMVSSLDEGVGTIADALEKSGHMDNTFFIFLSDNGGDPNFGGSNLPLRGNKGSLWDGGSKSLGFIYSPRFLKHRGCLHKGMMHAVDWFPTILDIAGFNKDKKRNKFCHIDGVSQWKYLQRCRGSGRNEFVYQIDDYVAKSAAIRVGDYKMIVGDPRVAAFSFFPNGTILIKPIDPNSTDIRLFNLKNDPTESNNLASRFPNKVKKMMIRLDELRKDSLPTELPVLEANEIGSPNNIVSTEWCSV